Part of the Candidatus Schekmanbacteria bacterium genome, CCTCTTCTTTGCGCATTTATAGGAGTATATGCTTTCTTTGCAGGGCTGAGACTTTCTCTTTCTGTAGCGGTGGTATCTACATTCATCTATTTTGCGTTGTTTAAGTTCTTTGGAGCGATTTCTCACGATGCATCGTATTATATCGTCAGGATTAGTTTATTTTATATTGTTTCTTTCTTTGTTGGTATGCCTGTAAATCAGAAGGATAAGCACAGAGAAAATTCTGAATTCTTGACTAGACGGCTTGAAGCGGAAATTGAAAAGAATAACAAGATGAAAGAAAAAATAAAAAAACAGGCAAAAGAACTTGTAGTGATGCATGAGCTTGGCAGAATTATGAATTCAGAAAACAATTCATTAAAAGAGATTTCCGATAAAGTTGCTTTCATACTTGCTCGTCATCTTGGGCTTAAAAGTTTTTGCATCTTTATATTGAATGAAGAAACTTCGCAGTTGGAGATAAAATCTTCTGTTGGTTTGCCAAAAGGGATTGAACGAAAAATCGTCATTAATGTAGGTGAAGGAATTACCGGTAAAGTAGCTAAGACAGGAGATCCTATGTTGATCAACGATGTATCAAAGGATGAAAGATTTACCTACTTTGGCGGTCTGTGCCGCAATATAAGGTCATATCTATGTGTTCCTATGACAATTGACAATAAAGTTGTAGGTGTTATCAGTGCAACGGACGATAAGCCCGGTTATTTTACTGTTGCCGATATGAATCTTCTTATGGATGTTGCAAGCCATTTGTCTGTGGCGATGCAGAATATCAAATATGTTGATAAATTGAGAAGTATGACATCTATGGACGGATTGACAGGGCTTTGCAATCATCGTTTCTTTTATCATCGTCTCAAACAGGAGATAGCGTCAGCCGGGAGATATAGAGATAAACTCAGTGTTGTTATGATGGATATAGATTTTTTCAAGAGAGTC contains:
- a CDS encoding sensor domain-containing diguanylate cyclase encodes the protein MGNLKLFFTFKIRLIFALSLLALFLIHTPLNKQFAVVIFLEFIGYGFVCKKLFDKQFSRKLKSFPYIAAIVDVVLVSTLVSFATGGIKPLFPLLCAFIGVYAFFAGLRLSLSVAVVSTFIYFALFKFFGAISHDASYYIVRISLFYIVSFFVGMPVNQKDKHRENSEFLTRRLEAEIEKNNKMKEKIKKQAKELVVMHELGRIMNSENNSLKEISDKVAFILARHLGLKSFCIFILNEETSQLEIKSSVGLPKGIERKIVINVGEGITGKVAKTGDPMLINDVSKDERFTYFGGLCRNIRSYLCVPMTIDNKVVGVISATDDKPGYFTVADMNLLMDVASHLSVAMQNIKYVDKLRSMTSMDGLTGLCNHRFFYHRLKQEIASAGRYRDKLSVVMMDIDFFKRVNDTYGHKAGDRILIGVASIIQSACRESDLVARYGGEEFAIILPRTSKERAMAIAERIRERVKKRSFCINNEGTKVSVTLSAGISEFPTDGQTCNALVEKSDEALYCAKHSGRNRVELYISQ